The proteins below come from a single Halostagnicola larsenii XH-48 genomic window:
- a CDS encoding putative RNA uridine N3 methyltransferase: MTTSVLVPSSLAREAEDKREATRKLGYVARAATIYRADRLIVYPDRDGETGKLGGGFVHTVLRYATTPPHLRKEIWGKRDELEYVGVLPPLRATSQTGSESDDSGSKRQGIVTEVGPDQRVRVNCGLQHPISLNVPSEMALAEGERVTVRISSRRPVRAKIVDKPTQGLSIEQTDLSAALSREDAGVRIAASRFGEPLTVGKLETLAGRLERDGLTVAFGAPERGLPAILGIDADAVQKDGVARLDAADDADVEPNGDPGFDLWLNTVPNQGSDVVRTEEALFATLASLTLRA; the protein is encoded by the coding sequence ATGACCACAAGCGTACTCGTACCGTCGTCACTCGCTCGAGAAGCCGAGGACAAACGCGAGGCGACTCGCAAACTCGGTTACGTCGCCCGCGCGGCGACGATTTATCGGGCGGATCGCCTGATCGTCTACCCAGATCGGGACGGCGAAACGGGGAAATTAGGCGGCGGGTTCGTACACACCGTACTGCGGTACGCCACGACGCCTCCGCATCTCCGAAAGGAGATCTGGGGCAAGCGGGACGAACTGGAGTACGTGGGCGTCTTACCACCGCTCCGTGCCACGTCACAGACCGGCTCCGAATCCGACGATTCGGGGTCGAAAAGACAAGGAATCGTGACCGAGGTCGGACCTGATCAACGCGTCCGGGTCAATTGCGGACTGCAACACCCGATCTCTCTCAACGTGCCATCGGAGATGGCACTCGCGGAGGGAGAGCGCGTGACAGTCAGGATCTCTTCGCGACGACCGGTCCGTGCGAAAATCGTCGACAAGCCCACACAGGGGCTATCGATCGAGCAAACGGACCTTTCGGCGGCTCTCAGCCGTGAGGACGCCGGCGTCCGAATCGCAGCTTCCCGGTTCGGTGAACCGCTCACCGTGGGGAAACTCGAGACGCTGGCCGGACGACTCGAGCGGGACGGTCTCACCGTCGCGTTCGGTGCGCCCGAGAGAGGGCTGCCGGCAATCCTCGGCATCGATGCCGACGCCGTACAGAAAGACGGCGTCGCGCGACTCGATGCCGCGGACGACGCAGACGTCGAACCCAACGGCGATCCGGGGTTCGACCTCTGGCTCAATACGGTTCCGAACCAGGGAAGCGACGTGGTACGAACGGAAGAAGCGCTGTTCGCCACGCTCGCTTCCCTCACATTGAGAGCGTGA
- a CDS encoding 50S ribosomal protein L3, producing the protein MPQPNAPRKGSLGFGPRQRATSEVPRFNSWPDDDGQPTLQGFAGYKAGMTHVVMVDDAANSTTEGMETTVPVTIVETPPMRAVALRAYEDTPYGIKPITEVWTDEFDDDLDRVLDLPGDDYDVEAAEADLRDLLEQGRVDDVRVITHTVPGSVQSVPKKKPDVMETRVGGGSVEERVDFALDVVADGGEHVLNDVFRAGEYVDASGVTKGKGTQGPVKRWGVQKRKGKHARQGWRRRIGNLGPWNPSRVRSTVPQQGQTGYHQRTELNKRLVDIGDGADATVDGGFVNYGEVDGPHALIKGSLPGPNKRLVRFRPAIRPGDQPRLDPEVRYVSTASNQG; encoded by the coding sequence ATGCCACAACCAAACGCACCACGCAAAGGCTCACTCGGGTTCGGTCCACGACAGCGTGCGACCAGCGAGGTCCCACGATTCAACTCGTGGCCGGACGACGATGGACAGCCAACGCTCCAGGGCTTCGCGGGCTACAAGGCCGGCATGACCCACGTGGTAATGGTCGACGACGCCGCTAACTCGACGACCGAGGGAATGGAGACGACCGTTCCCGTTACCATCGTGGAGACGCCGCCGATGCGCGCCGTCGCTCTGCGTGCGTACGAAGACACACCGTATGGTATCAAGCCGATAACCGAGGTCTGGACCGACGAGTTCGACGACGATCTCGATCGCGTCCTGGACCTTCCCGGAGATGACTACGACGTCGAGGCCGCCGAGGCCGATCTTCGCGACCTGCTCGAACAAGGCCGCGTCGACGACGTTCGCGTCATCACCCACACAGTACCCGGTTCCGTGCAGTCGGTCCCGAAGAAGAAGCCGGACGTCATGGAGACGCGCGTCGGCGGCGGTTCCGTCGAGGAACGCGTCGACTTCGCACTCGATGTGGTCGCCGACGGCGGCGAGCACGTCCTGAACGACGTCTTCCGTGCCGGCGAGTACGTCGACGCAAGCGGCGTCACGAAAGGGAAAGGAACGCAGGGTCCGGTCAAACGCTGGGGCGTCCAGAAGCGAAAGGGCAAACACGCCCGTCAGGGATGGCGCCGCCGCATCGGTAACCTCGGTCCGTGGAATCCGAGCCGCGTTCGCTCGACGGTTCCACAGCAGGGACAGACGGGCTACCACCAGCGCACCGAACTGAACAAACGCCTCGTCGACATCGGCGACGGCGCAGACGCGACGGTCGACGGCGGCTTCGTCAACTACGGCGAAGTCGACGGGCCGCACGCGCTGATCAAGGGCTCGCTCCCCGGGCCGAACAAGCGTCTCGTACGCTTCCGCCCGGCGATCCGACCCGGAGACCAGCCGCGCCTCGATCCCGAGGTTCGGTACGTCTCCACCGCATCAAACCAGGGATAA
- the rpl4p gene encoding 50S ribosomal protein L4, producing the protein MQATVRDLDGADAGEIELPAVFDTQFRPDLIARAVRTSQANRKQDYGADEFAGMRTPAESFGSGRGMAHVPRENGRARRVPQAVSGRKAHPPKAEKDQTESINTKEKKLAVRSAIAATTDSELVADRGHQFDDDTELPLVVSDEFEDLVKTKEVVSFLEEVGVDADIERADEGRNVRSGRGTTRGRKYNTPKSILFVTSSETGPSRAARNLAGADVATAAEVNAEDLAPGTQPGRLTIWTESALEEVAER; encoded by the coding sequence ATGCAGGCAACAGTACGAGACCTGGACGGTGCAGACGCAGGGGAAATCGAGCTCCCGGCGGTCTTCGACACGCAGTTCCGCCCGGACTTGATCGCCCGTGCCGTCCGCACGTCACAGGCCAACCGAAAACAGGACTACGGCGCCGACGAATTCGCGGGCATGCGAACGCCTGCGGAATCGTTCGGTAGCGGCCGCGGTATGGCCCACGTTCCGCGAGAGAACGGACGCGCTCGGCGCGTTCCACAGGCTGTCTCGGGACGAAAGGCACACCCGCCGAAAGCCGAGAAGGACCAGACTGAATCGATCAACACGAAAGAAAAGAAACTGGCCGTCCGCAGCGCCATCGCTGCGACGACCGATTCCGAACTCGTCGCCGACCGCGGCCACCAGTTCGACGACGACACCGAACTCCCGCTGGTCGTCAGCGACGAGTTCGAAGACCTCGTCAAGACGAAGGAGGTCGTCTCCTTCCTCGAGGAAGTCGGTGTCGATGCCGACATCGAGCGCGCCGACGAGGGTCGAAACGTACGATCCGGACGCGGGACAACCCGTGGCCGCAAGTACAACACGCCGAAATCGATCCTCTTCGTCACCTCGAGCGAAACCGGTCCGTCGCGGGCCGCTCGCAACCTCGCCGGTGCCGACGTCGCGACCGCCGCCGAAGTCAATGCGGAGGATCTCGCGCCGGGTACCCAGCCGGGTCGGCTGACGATCTGGACCGAAAGCGCACTCGAGGAGGTGGCCGAGCGATGA
- a CDS encoding 50S ribosomal protein L23, which translates to MKSIIDYPLVTEKAMNDMDFENKLQFVVNVDATKPQIADVVEERFDVGVTDVNTQVTMNGTKKATVKLSEDDDAQEVASRIGVF; encoded by the coding sequence ATGAAATCGATCATCGACTATCCTCTCGTCACCGAGAAGGCGATGAACGACATGGACTTCGAGAACAAGCTCCAGTTCGTCGTCAACGTCGACGCCACCAAACCGCAGATCGCGGACGTCGTCGAAGAGCGCTTCGACGTCGGTGTCACCGACGTCAACACACAGGTAACGATGAACGGAACCAAGAAAGCAACCGTCAAACTCTCCGAGGACGACGACGCGCAGGAAGTCGCCTCGCGAATCGGGGTGTTCTGA
- a CDS encoding 50S ribosomal protein L2: MGRRILGQRRGRGTPTFRAPSHRYKAKLEHKKPEDSDVVRGTIVDIEHDPARSAPVVAVEFEDGDQRLILAPEGVTVGDEIQVGISAEIKPGNTLPLAEIPEGVPICNVEANQGDGGKFARSSGVNADLITHDRDAAVVQLPSGEVKRLDPQCRATIGVVAGGGRTEKPFVKAGNKYHKMKARGTKWPRVRGVAMNAIDHPFGGGGRQHPGKPKSVSRDAPPGRKVGDISSRRTGRGGDK; encoded by the coding sequence ATGGGACGACGAATTCTCGGACAACGACGCGGACGCGGGACGCCGACGTTCCGCGCCCCGTCACACCGGTACAAGGCAAAGCTCGAGCACAAGAAGCCGGAGGACAGCGATGTCGTTCGCGGCACGATCGTCGACATCGAACACGATCCCGCCCGGTCGGCTCCGGTCGTCGCCGTCGAGTTCGAAGACGGCGACCAGCGGCTCATCCTCGCACCGGAGGGAGTTACGGTCGGCGACGAGATCCAGGTCGGCATCTCCGCGGAGATCAAGCCCGGGAACACGCTCCCGCTGGCGGAGATCCCCGAGGGAGTTCCGATCTGTAACGTCGAGGCGAATCAGGGCGACGGCGGCAAGTTCGCCCGTTCGTCTGGCGTCAACGCGGACCTGATCACCCACGACCGCGACGCAGCGGTCGTGCAACTTCCAAGCGGCGAGGTCAAGCGCCTCGACCCGCAGTGTCGTGCGACCATCGGCGTCGTCGCCGGTGGCGGTCGAACGGAAAAGCCGTTCGTCAAGGCAGGAAACAAGTATCACAAGATGAAAGCCCGGGGCACGAAGTGGCCCCGCGTCCGCGGTGTTGCGATGAACGCCATCGACCACCCGTTCGGTGGCGGTGGCCGACAGCACCCCGGCAAGCCCAAGTCCGTCTCGCGCGACGCACCGCCAGGGCGGAAGGTGGGCGACATTTCCTCGCGCCGTACCGGCCGAGGTGGTGACAAATGA
- a CDS encoding 30S ribosomal protein S19 has protein sequence MSSDYRTGREGEFTYRGHTLEELQEMELEDVVELLPARKRRSIERGLSVEQEKLLEKAREKDEETTANTPIRTHLRNMPILPEFVGLTFAVYNGQSFERVQVEPEMIGHYLGEFQLTRTSVEHGQAGIGATRSSKFVPLK, from the coding sequence ATGAGTTCTGATTACCGAACCGGCCGTGAAGGTGAGTTCACCTACCGCGGTCACACGCTCGAGGAACTGCAGGAGATGGAACTCGAGGACGTCGTGGAACTGCTCCCCGCTCGCAAGCGGCGAAGTATCGAACGCGGTCTTTCGGTCGAACAGGAGAAACTGCTCGAGAAAGCCCGCGAGAAAGACGAGGAGACGACAGCGAACACACCGATCCGTACGCACCTCCGGAACATGCCGATTCTCCCGGAGTTCGTCGGACTGACGTTTGCCGTGTACAACGGCCAGTCCTTCGAGCGCGTACAAGTCGAACCCGAGATGATCGGTCACTATCTCGGCGAGTTCCAGTTGACCCGGACGTCCGTCGAACACGGACAGGCCGGTATCGGTGCGACTCGTTCGTCGAAGTTCGTCCCACTGAAGTGA
- a CDS encoding 50S ribosomal protein L22 produces MGINYSVDADPDATAKAMLRERHMSHKHSKEVARELKGRTVGDAQAYLQDVIDEKQSVPFRSHNSGVGHRSDIDGWDAGRYPEKVSEAFLDLLENVSSNADHQGFDGQSMEIAHVAAHKVGESVGRKPRAMGRASAWNTPQVDVEIVVEEVDTADEGGDN; encoded by the coding sequence ATGGGAATCAACTACTCAGTCGACGCAGATCCCGACGCCACCGCGAAAGCGATGCTTCGGGAGCGTCACATGAGCCACAAGCACAGCAAGGAGGTCGCACGCGAACTCAAAGGTCGAACCGTTGGGGACGCACAGGCGTACCTCCAGGACGTCATCGACGAGAAGCAATCGGTCCCGTTCCGCTCGCACAACAGCGGCGTCGGACACCGATCGGACATCGACGGCTGGGATGCCGGCCGCTATCCGGAGAAAGTCAGCGAGGCGTTTCTCGATCTCTTAGAGAACGTGTCCTCGAACGCGGATCATCAGGGATTCGATGGCCAATCGATGGAAATCGCCCACGTCGCCGCCCACAAGGTCGGCGAATCCGTCGGCCGAAAGCCACGAGCGATGGGACGTGCCTCGGCGTGGAATACGCCGCAGGTCGACGTCGAAATCGTCGTCGAAGAGGTCGACACCGCTGACGAGGGAGGTGACAACTGA
- a CDS encoding 30S ribosomal protein S3: MSDEHQFIENGLQRSQIDEFFEEELGRAGYGGMDVAKTPMGTQIVLKAEKPGMVIGKGGENIRKVTTALEERFNLEDPQIDVQEVEEPDLNARIVADRLSNALERGWYFRKAGHTTIDRIMDAGALGAEIVLSGKVTGARSRVEKFNRGYIKHNGEPAEEVVDHGQGVAVMKLGTIGVDVKIIPPGAELPDDFQIHDDMDPEEVVPDAVEANEGVEELLEAEPEADEAAEADEEGAADAEADTEADADEADLDEEVVEEVIEEEVESEEAAADDDSAEDIEEDLDELEEDVEAEAEELLDEMEAADDEDAEEDDS; encoded by the coding sequence ATGTCGGACGAACATCAATTCATCGAAAACGGCCTGCAGCGATCGCAGATCGACGAGTTCTTCGAAGAGGAACTCGGTCGTGCGGGCTACGGTGGTATGGACGTCGCCAAGACGCCGATGGGAACGCAGATCGTTCTCAAAGCGGAGAAGCCGGGAATGGTCATCGGCAAAGGCGGCGAGAACATTCGGAAAGTGACGACGGCACTCGAGGAGCGGTTCAACCTCGAGGACCCCCAGATCGACGTACAAGAGGTCGAAGAACCCGATCTGAACGCCCGAATCGTCGCCGACCGACTCTCGAACGCCCTCGAGCGCGGTTGGTACTTCCGAAAGGCCGGTCACACGACGATCGACCGAATCATGGATGCCGGCGCACTCGGTGCCGAGATCGTCCTCTCCGGAAAGGTGACGGGCGCACGCTCGCGCGTCGAGAAGTTCAACCGCGGCTACATCAAGCACAACGGCGAACCCGCTGAAGAGGTCGTCGACCACGGCCAGGGCGTCGCGGTCATGAAGCTCGGAACCATCGGCGTTGATGTCAAGATCATCCCGCCGGGAGCCGAACTTCCCGACGACTTCCAGATCCACGACGATATGGATCCCGAAGAGGTCGTCCCCGACGCCGTCGAAGCGAACGAAGGCGTCGAAGAACTGCTCGAGGCCGAACCGGAAGCAGACGAAGCCGCGGAGGCTGACGAGGAGGGTGCTGCCGACGCAGAGGCGGACACCGAAGCCGACGCGGACGAGGCTGACCTCGACGAAGAGGTCGTCGAGGAGGTCATCGAAGAAGAAGTCGAGTCTGAAGAAGCCGCGGCCGACGACGACTCCGCCGAGGACATCGAGGAAGATCTCGACGAACTCGAGGAAGACGTCGAAGCTGAAGCCGAGGAGCTCTTAGACGAGATGGAAGCAGCGGACGACGAGGACGCCGAGGAGGATGATTCCTGA
- the rpmC gene encoding 50S ribosomal protein L29 produces the protein MAILHVAEIRDMTAAEREAELEELETELLNQKSVLAAGGAPENPGRIGELGRTIARIKTIQQEEGDFEGEASRSEGGETADEADAE, from the coding sequence ATGGCGATTCTCCACGTTGCAGAAATTCGCGACATGACGGCTGCAGAGAGAGAAGCCGAACTCGAGGAGCTCGAGACCGAGCTTCTCAACCAGAAGTCCGTCCTCGCGGCCGGTGGTGCACCGGAGAACCCGGGTCGCATCGGCGAACTGGGTCGCACCATCGCGCGGATCAAAACGATCCAACAAGAAGAAGGCGACTTCGAGGGCGAGGCGTCTCGAAGCGAAGGCGGTGAAACCGCCGACGAAGCAGACGCCGAATAA
- a CDS encoding ribonuclease P protein component 1, whose translation MALTPETLPRHELNGLPVRVVESDDEGREGLEGRVVVETTKTLSIEVCVPPEAERWRDGSTVEREDGASRVVMVPKSGTVFEFAITDEAAEDEKSSGTASKLANTQPSSTDEDRAGANSDGCRADRHAAGEDVAYVTVDGSRLLSRPARRTETSGDSPWQ comes from the coding sequence ATGGCACTCACACCAGAGACACTCCCCCGACACGAACTCAACGGCCTTCCGGTCCGCGTCGTCGAAAGTGACGACGAGGGACGGGAAGGACTCGAGGGACGCGTCGTCGTCGAGACGACGAAGACGCTCTCGATCGAGGTTTGCGTTCCGCCGGAAGCGGAACGATGGCGAGACGGTTCGACCGTCGAGCGCGAGGACGGAGCGTCTCGAGTGGTGATGGTGCCGAAATCGGGCACGGTATTCGAGTTCGCGATCACAGATGAAGCCGCCGAGGACGAGAAGTCCTCGGGGACTGCGTCCAAACTGGCCAACACTCAACCCTCGTCGACCGACGAGGACCGAGCCGGCGCTAATTCCGACGGCTGTCGTGCCGACCGGCACGCCGCTGGCGAGGACGTGGCCTACGTTACGGTCGATGGATCGCGGCTGCTCTCACGACCCGCCCGACGAACAGAAACGTCAGGTGATTCACCATGGCAATAG
- a CDS encoding 30S ribosomal protein S17 — translation MAIGLDVTTPPEPENPEEYDYEKCPFYGELSVRGQILEGTVVSTDMDKSVVVEREYDVTVPKYDRQMKRRSRIPAHVPGVLEPLSVGDTVKIAETRPLSKTKSHVVVEVTEEATAEDLAELTRQSEPERELSAEDVSADADEDETDGDQ, via the coding sequence ATGGCAATAGGATTAGACGTAACAACGCCTCCGGAACCAGAAAACCCGGAGGAGTACGACTACGAGAAGTGTCCGTTCTACGGCGAGCTTTCCGTTCGAGGGCAGATCCTCGAGGGAACGGTCGTCTCGACGGACATGGACAAGTCCGTAGTCGTCGAGCGAGAGTACGACGTGACGGTTCCGAAGTACGACCGTCAGATGAAACGTCGCTCGCGCATCCCGGCACACGTGCCGGGCGTGCTCGAGCCGCTCTCGGTCGGTGACACGGTCAAGATCGCAGAGACCCGACCACTGTCGAAGACGAAATCGCACGTGGTCGTCGAAGTAACCGAAGAAGCGACCGCCGAGGACCTCGCAGAGCTAACCCGTCAGAGCGAACCTGAACGGGAACTCTCCGCAGAGGACGTCTCCGCGGACGCAGACGAAGACGAAACCGACGGTGATCAGTGA
- a CDS encoding 50S ribosomal protein L14 — protein sequence MEAMKADVTQGLKKGSLVTCADNTGARELKIISVSGYHGTKSRQPKAGIGDKVTVSVTKGTPEMRRQVLEAVVVRQRKSIRRPDGTRLKFEDNAAVIIDENEEPRGTEIKGPIAREVAERFGAIASTATMIV from the coding sequence ATGGAGGCGATGAAAGCCGACGTCACCCAGGGACTCAAGAAGGGGTCGCTGGTCACGTGTGCCGACAACACCGGCGCGCGGGAACTCAAGATCATCAGCGTCTCGGGCTACCACGGCACCAAGAGCCGCCAACCGAAGGCGGGAATCGGTGACAAAGTGACCGTCTCGGTCACCAAGGGTACCCCCGAGATGCGCCGACAGGTCCTCGAGGCCGTCGTCGTTCGCCAGCGGAAGTCGATCCGCCGGCCCGACGGCACGCGGCTGAAGTTCGAGGACAACGCGGCAGTCATCATCGACGAGAACGAAGAGCCCCGCGGCACGGAAATCAAGGGCCCGATCGCCCGCGAAGTCGCAGAGCGCTTCGGAGCAATCGCCAGCACGGCAACGATGATCGTATAG